Genomic window (Sebastes umbrosus isolate fSebUmb1 chromosome 21, fSebUmb1.pri, whole genome shotgun sequence):
CCGCTCTACCGGGCAGCATGCTGCGGAGTCGCTCAAGGCACTATGGAGAGGACGGAGGGACTCTGGTCAGTAAAGTAGCACTCACACTTTAAGGACACTGAAAACAGAAAGACTAGTGAAAGAACTCATAAAATTAGACATCAAATATATCTTTAACTCAGgtattatcattaaaaaaatttaatgtTAAAGAAAAACTGATAAGAACATGGTAGGAGAATATTTATAAGagatgagaaataaaaaaaaaagtaatttaaaccTCATTACTAAGCTCAAAAACCTCATATAGTTTATGATACACAGAATTTACCATGATTTAAAAACACTATggtaactataataataataataataataataataataatatagcacttctcaaaacagatgttacaaagtgtttcacaagacaataaaagcagataaataaagtaaaagatatggtaactgttaaaacagaacatcagacaataatattatatatattatatatattataaactcCAGTCTATCAATATCATATTATATGTGCACCCCATTAGAGATGTGTTAAAATTGTTAACTCAAAACCCTGTGGTATCTCTCAAAAAAAGAATTGCCTAAATACAGCATAACATACTGGTATCCTCAATCTATTGCATGTAATACAGTGAATCTGTCAGGctgtaaaatagaaataaatgagaaataaaagcaaataagaTCTATAAAGTAAAGCAGCCCAAAGAGCAGCTCCTTACCCTGAACTTTGGTAAACAGGCTGAGGTCAGTTGGCAGAGGTCTGAAGTCGTTATTGCATGAGCAGGTGTGCTCCAGCTTTTATAATCCATGCATGCTCATGTGGTTGTTGGATGATGAATCAAGAGCGTCAGTCACACACAGTGAATCCCAGACTACAGGATGCatcacctcctcccctcccctctcctctcccctcttcccACTCTTCAAACCCCCTCATCTCTTTGAGAAAGGAGGTTTGGGTTTGGAGCTTTTCCTGATGTCTGTCACGCAGCAGAGCAGTCCATCAGGGAGTCAGTGACATGTGGGCAACTTTTAAATTAGTGAACATGGGGAAACCCACCACCGTGAGTGGGTCTGTCAGACTGTGGCTCAGAGCTGTGGTGGGTGTTTTTTGATGAGTCTTTCATTGATCAGCTTCATTACAGGGGGACAAAGCAGAACACAATCTGCTATTGCAAAAACCTCTGTGTATTTTTGTCGCCGGAAACTATAGGCTTTTGGAACTttcttaataataatcatcTCCAAAGATTATAACCGCACCTACTGTCACTCTTTTAAGACattaaaacaatgtctgatatTGAAATACCAGATTAGAGCTGTAGAGTTTCAGCtggaaaaatactgttttaaaTCAGTGACAGCAAAAGACACAGTATCAAACTGATTGAGGAAGGAGTGAGAGTTTTAAATGAACTGTAGGTGCTGAGAGGTGACTGATGAATTGTGACAGTAACATCGTAACAGTGAGAGGCCAAGGTGAGGAGAATGTATTCAGGTGTAAAATTGCCTCAGGTCCTAAAACGATGTCCGTAAAGGTCACGATACTATGTGACAGCGCTTCTCAAAATGAAACCTTAAGACTACAATTTTTGTGGCGTTTTTTTGTAACTTATAAAGGAATACATGCTTATTTGCAAAACTAAGTCAATGGATTCTGTAGTAGATTTAGAGCTAAAATTATtggtcaattaatcaattgaaaAAAGCAATACTTTTGATAATTGGTTAGTCATTTAAATGGCAAACATTCGCTGGTTCCAACATCTCAAGTTTGAAAATGTGCTGCTTGTCTTTTATGATAGTTAATTGAATATTTATGAGTTTTGGAGAGGctatcagacaaaacaagcagtcTGAAGACATCACAgaatttttcactgttttctaacattttattgaccaattgattaagtgaaaaaataatcaacagattaaattcaatttaaagGTAACATACAGGATTTTAGATCACAAAATATGTGTGTGATGTCAATTTCCttacaatgtgttttttaaaggtacagtgtgtgggatttggcggcatctagtggtgtggttgcagattgcaaccagcggagtacccctccactcactcctccctttccaagactgcggtaacgtgagccggcgagtgcaaaaccgtggtaatgctgTTCGCCTCACttagaggtcatccttaccataataactaCTTTagggagcaacggaagtcagacggcgtcTGGCGGTACctcggttttgcactctgcggctcacattactacagttttgcaGAAAGACTCtccagagtcagtgtttggttttcctGTTCTGGGTTACTGTCGGAACATGGCGGAACAACATAGCGgtctccatgaagaggaccagctccctatgtagatatgaagggctcattccaagctaacgaaaacacaacaattcctaGTTTCTGGTGATTACACActatgaaaacatagttatgaatattttattccatatCTGCTAATAGATGCCCCgatatgttacacactgttcctttaagtgggTGATTCATTATGACCTAGTTGAAATGAACTTTTCCTGTGTACAATATAATCATCTAAAACTGTACTAAAGAATATCAGGATGATATCATCGTCCTGCGTAGCATGTGACGGTAaagggtgtatgtgtgtgactatgTGAGTATATGCACGCGTACACCCAGGGCAGCACTTTGGCTCTCGTCCACACATTAGGGCGGCTCAGATTTAGTCATGGACTGAGATCAGATGGTATGATGCAGACACAAGCTGCAATAATGAGAAGAAAACTACCTGCGGATGTGTAATCAAACCACAATATGTGGATGAATCCTCAACTAATGAAGCTAATTAGATTTTATGATACGGAACCTTTATTTGAAAACACTGCAAATGATTTGTTGCTTCTTCTGTATGCATGCAGGTGTGATAGGTTTGGTCATCCTTGTTTTGTGGGTGAAATGTGGTCTTGGTGATGCTACTCATTAACAGATTTAGACTGTCAAACTAAACCTATTTTTATGTTCCTTGAATCATCACTGCTCTAAATTCACTAAATCACCATATttcattcaaaaataaaaataaaaatacaccgCTTAGTTCAACATTTTCCCCGCTCAAGATTTGTTCTTTTGTATCATAATGCCGCCTCTGACGTGACACTATGACATCACGGTCTCATCAGCACCTGATTGAATGGCTTCATCTCGCCTGTGATATTGGTGTTACTGTGAATGGAGGTATAGAGGATCACCGGTCAAGTCACAGCATGTGGTGTGCATCTGGCACTTCCCTGCTTCATTACACTTTGAGAATGAACATTTTCGCGGGATCCTGTTCTATGTATCTATAAAGAGAAACTAAGTAAAGGTGTTTCATTCATAGAATTCattcaaagttcaaagttcagaTATTGTGGGGCCCTAAGGAATGTGGTATTGATTGAGAAATCCCTGCGTGCAGAATGATTAACAGCTTGAACTGACAAAGCTTTGGAGTCTAAATCATTCCCCTTATACgtgctacagtatattatgttaaCTGCCTCAATAAATTGTGACCACAGAGTGCGTGGGCCGGGACATTCATTGACCATGTTTGGTTGACCCTCTTTCTTAAAAAAGGCTTCAAAAGGGAAGTCAGTGGTTAGCAGGGAAATTTCTTTCCTGTTGGTGTAGGATTTCATTCAGAACATTtagtaaaaggtctgcaaagttacaaagggagttactgtcccccacagaaacacggATCCTGAACTGCCTGGAACGggttgcttgaagtcccgccttttctactgtaacgtggtgatgtcaccaagtaacacatttgcaaaacGGCTATGTTTGGcgcgccctcaaacaaagctagttcgagccgagctggagcggggtccaaagagtttggttcagttgaccaatcacaacagggtgggccagctgaccaatcagagcagactgggctttttgagATGGGGGGAGCAGGTGCTCAAACAAAGCATTTCATACAGAGGGTTAAaggggtgctgcagcacagctggtatgagaaaagtaaagcgttttttgaatatcaaatcatgtaaacatgttctagtagaaacccaaaatacaagtatgcgcttgaaaataagcataatagttcctctttaaagTTAAAAGGGCAATCCAGGTTACAGTGGCTCAGTGGCCTAATGGATAAGGCACCAGCCTCCGGAGCTGGGGATTGTGGGTTCAAGTCCCACCTGGGTCGTTTGGGTCTCACCAGGATGGTATTGGCCTCATCTGATTTATAATGTCTGTACAGTCTCTGCATCTTTGAAATCACTACACAGCAATGATGGACTGAttgaaaacaacatttaaaagaaGACAATTTGATATGTCACAGTAGGTcacaataataaaattaatgaaGGCTGAATTCCATTAAGCACGCTttggttttattgtgaaagctgTCTCACTTATGATGGGACGCCTGAATAGAATGAacccatcgttaatgttatcagTAAGACCTGTGATTTCTTTACTGTCAAATTATCTGCTTCTGAAAAAGATCTATTCTATGTTTATGATATTGAATGACCCTAATATGTACTCACTATACAGAAGGACCCCATTCATATACTATTATactactggattataattattgacaCATTCAAATATAAGATGCTTTTTACTGTTGCAGGTTGAGGGGGGACGGATTGAAATTGCTTTATTCTGCAGGATTAAATACATCATATTTACTAGCTGcttaaatgcttttaatgtcattttaaagATGCTAACAAACAGATTTCAGCAGAATTATTATGACGAAGGGAAGGAAGACTTATAACGTTTTATATGGGATGCTTTGCTGCCCCTTTGTGGTTAAATATGTACACACATTGTGTATATAATACCAAATGGTTTctactgcactacattgaaAACACAGGCTTAAAACTCACCTGAGAAACAGTATATCTCCctaaaatttaaatattaacaACAAGTCTGCTAACAGAGGAGCTCATCTGTCGTAAGGAAAATGTATCATCATGAAAATGTATCATCAGACAAGAGAATATTGTTATTTGCAGATGATGGGCCTTTGTGGAAAAGAGGGAGAAATTATCATGGagagaatacatttaaaatatgacatttaatattgtgcataagtgtaaaaaaaaatgtgtgtgtgatgagatGCCTCGTAGGGTAGGACTGGGGAGCCGATATTGCATCCTTGAAATATGTATGTAGCTCTAATTAGTTCAAGGTTAGATTATTATGAGAGTGTAGTTTATGGATCTgcatcaaaatagttggaggATTATATGTGATCCTGGCACGGGCTCTTAGATCATAAATAGGATCAGTAAGAACTTGACCTGAGTGTGCCCTGCAAGCTGAGACAGGAGTGTCTCAGTGTTCACGGAGAGAACAGCTCCTAGAAATAAAATTTCAGATTTAGTAAGTTTTATAGTTATAGGGAATGTAAATGTACAGACTATATGCAGGTTTTTACCGGTGGATCAAAAGATGCAATAACAGGAAACACAGGTTCTGTAGTTGCAGTTCCTTGCCACAGAGTTTAAACAAATGTCTTAAGTGTGTAGGCTACACTGTTGAGTTGTACACCATTTTGATGACTTTAGAATTGATTGAAcaaattaaactaaacaaagttcTAGTCTGTAGTGACTCAGTCTCTGCTCTGTTCAGTCTTAAATCAGGTGCATCTATTCGAAATAATGGCAACACATTCAAGAGTAATAAAAGCCAAACTAGCCAAACAAgttgttaaaaagaaaacatagacATCTGTATTAAAGTCAGAGGGAAAAGACATTGTATGGAAGAAAATCAATAAGAGTGGCAACAACACTGGGATCAGGAGATAAGGGGAAGACATTTACATTCAATTCTAAGTAGAAAGGGTATTTTGAGAAAAACGGAAATAGAAAAGAGGAGGTAATAGTGACTAGATTAAGAATAGGACACAGGAGAATAATCTGAACGACACATAGGGTAGCATCCAACCGGTCTTTGTTAACATTGTCAGGTAGGATACCAGTAATTGAAGAAAACGCTTTTTAGTtgcatgaaatatatatattcaagatttcattccatatattcaggatttcattccatatatttagggtttcattcaatatattcagagtttcattccatatattcaggatttcattaaatattctcaaatttcacattatatataataatttcttGAAAGGCatgcaataatatatatatatatatataatatataataaaaaaataaaatatttataataatataaaaaatatttctgtttataattttgaataaaagtaatataataaaaaaaaataacaaaccgGACACTGTAGGAGTTAAGTACCTCCAGAAGGTTGCAGTAAAGCAACACTAGGATGCAAGCTGCCTTTAAAActcgagaagaagaagaagaaaacagccCACAAGCAACGCAGGCGCAATACTGAAATGAAAGCATAcgcatcaacaacaacacactcagCGTTACTTACCAGTGTGTCAAACTATTGTCAATAACCTTGATGTAAGAAAAAGCTAATGGGATATGCCGAAGAAGAGTACTGTTATAGCATAGCTTCGCAGCCAAAAAAGAAACCTGCCTGAAAGGACGTTTTTAAGGTAAAacggaagaagagagagaagtgaaACCTCTAGCTGGAGCTAATGTAACACTTTTTTTGGAAGTCGCTACAAACACAGTTCCAGAATCGAACGCACTTGCTTCCTGTTGTCAGTGTGTGGCCAGTAAACATCCAGCGAACTTGATACAATGTAACAAAACAACGTGGAAGGATTCTCAGTAACAACAGGAGGTAAACAACCCACCGGTGTGCTTTCTACATGAGTCTGTTGGCAGTATGTCGCTGAGTTCAGGCGGTTGGACTCACACCAGTCCCGGCTACACACCGGACCAgtccgccgccgccgccgccgccgccgccctcCTCCCAGCCAGTCACTATGGGGCCTCGCAGGCAGCACAACTCGGCTGCCAAACCGTCCTCATGTCGGTTCGGGTGTCGGTGTGCCATTCTGGGATTCGGCCGCTCTGTCTTCCTGGAGCAGGTGATGAGTCACTGCGCCTTCAGCTCGGCATGGACCCGGGGAAATCCGGGGAATTCCGGCTGTCGCTGCAGGACAGCAGCGGGACTGGCCGGAGTGTGGTGAGTTCACACtgtggctgcagcagcagtagtagtagtagtgttggTGCTTGTTGTGATGCGGTTATTGAGTGGGGGAACACGCCAGTTTAATTAAAATGATGTCCACAAGAACACTTATTATGCAAGGATTTGCTTGCATaattgtactcaagtactgtacttgagtaaaatttCGAGTTACttgttttccattttatgctactttatacttctactccactacatcccaGAGGGGAATATTGTACAtttcactccactacatttatctgacagctttagttacttttgtCGAtccagattaataatacaaaatataaatcaactaataaatgatgataaattcggaaaaaaaagttgacagAAATTGAAAGAAATTTGtttttggttgattatttctctgttgttacaatgctaatgtgcattgtattttacatagtTTAAAAGCCTGTTTACTGACCTTCACAATGaagtccaacttgtaaggatcatgcatttgtgggatgagcagcacagctgattatttAGGTAGCTCCCAAGaaaaatgcatgatccttacaagttgaacatcactgtgaaggtaaataaacaggctttccaaccatgtaaaatacaatgccaattagcattgtaacaacagagaaataatctaaagaacacaagtttccaaactttttttcccgagTTTATATCACTATCGATTAAAGTACCTAGcattatataaagtaattaaaatgagctccacctttaccagctgcaacattaaagtgaacaCATAAACGCACCAATAACTATAATCCAGTGATATGATATTATTCTgaataaaaatacttttattacttttagtatattttgatgacaaCACTTTTGTGCTTTTACCTGAGTaagtttttgaatgcaggacttttacttggcacagagtatttttacactgtggtatagctacttttatttaagtaaaatatctgggtacttcttccaccactgataggGACCACCTAGAGCAGTGGTTTCCAAACTTACTGGCTTGTTAACGGGTCcagattattttgtttatttgttgcaGCACATGTTTATTTAGGAATATGCAACATATAAGCATAATATCAACTGaaacaatacaatattaattttccttttattaAACAGGGCCTCAAAATTGGATGCATACACATGCTTTTATTTGGTACATATTATCAAAGTAGCTTGCAATAACCTCAAAGTCATTGCCACACTGTGAACTTGGAGCCGCTGGGCACCATGAAGGTCAGGGGCGATGGGCAGTTTGCCCAGTTGGTAATTCAGCACTGCTTGGCACCCTGTAAAGCAATGCTTACTTACAACCTCTTATTACAGGTTTCTTACAGGCCTAAAGAGATCAAACTGTCCAGTATTACACAGGAAATAAGATAAGAATAGTGGAAAAATCAGAAGATACTACACTTTGGTTTAGCATAACTGCTTTTTATTCTTTATCACCCTATTAATCATCTAGAGACCCCTCATACATTGGAGGGCTCCTGACCATCAGGTTAGAAATCACTGGCAGAGAGGACAAGGGTTTAGACCACTGTCTCTGCAAGCATCCATCCTTTGGAGGATGTTAATGTGCAGCTGAACCCTGCTCTTActagaaaatgcaaaaaaagtgtCACAAAATGCACTCATAAAAgtaaatactgttaaaaaaacaaaacaagtgttATTATATAGCTACTCTCAGtcccagtttattaggtacacctagctaaaacaaATGCAGTCTTATGCAACAGTTCTGCAATAAATGCTACATCcatgaagtaaatatatatatatatttttgtttaaactgttttagaTGTAACTCTATGCTATGGTTTGGAGGCTGTATATCATTACACTAAGAGGTGTTTTGAATAATTAGTCTACACTCATCATAAACTTGGTTGGAAAAtgttagaaacacctctcagtgTAGCACGCAGTACAATTCAGCAGCTTAGGAAAGTTCCATACAAAGCCTTTAATTGCCAGGTGTGAATGACTGTCCAGTGAGGtcaagtgtgaatggttgtttaATCTCCTGGGAAGGGATGCCAGGACAGCATTGTAGGTGGAAGACAGGTGATGCCTTAGGCCTCCTCCTCTGTTGAGCGATGGCCTCTCTACTTTGGCATTCTGGCATTACTGTAGCAGTGCATCCATATTTAAATTTGTTAAGGGAATgttaaaatcatgttttttttctaaaccaaGTGCACACATGCAGTCACGCACATGGTTGCCATTTTGGCATAACGTAACCTATGATTCATTTACCTTCCCCAATTTGTCCTACCTCATCTCCTCTCATTCttgctctctcttcctcttttcccaGACCATCGCTGAGTTTGATTTGAGGACCGTAAACTATGAGGTGAAGTCACCAAAGTGCCACGAGCTGAGTCTGGCGGCGCCTCCACACGACCGCATCAGCTTCAACTTCCGCTGTGAGCAGGAGGCCCAGGAATGGGCTACGGTGGTGATGTCGTCATTGAGAGAAGCACACAGAGGTCAGTCGCCCTTGCCAAATACTCGTTGTCCTTTTAGATAACAACCACAGCAAAAAGGTGGGGACAATGTAGATAATTCACAGGATCCTATGAGCCTTTTCAAACCTACAGTACAACGTTATGGGAAACCCCTGTTGTGTGTGATTTGGTGCAATTCATTTGCCCTTTAGTGAACTTAGTTCTGCGAATTGAGCTTGACGAATCAAgcagcttatttatttatttgaacaaAAGGGGTTTTCACTGCCCTCTTTAATGCTTGTTAACATCACCACAGTCAGTCTCAACCACTGTAACCAAGCTTCATATTTTGGCTTCAGGGGGAATTTCAATAAATTGGTCTGTGCTTACTTACATAATACGCCCTTGTTTACTCACTCACATGCACGCGAATGATAaggcaaaagaaaagaaggatgaaaaaaaatgatatgtAATTGTGGAATGATTAAAACTGCCTTATGGAAGACTATTTAAGTTAGCAGCAGTGGCTGTAACACAAACTCAGGCCCATTTACTATGTTACTGTTCTACTAAAAAAGTGTCCCTGTTAAGACCAGTGggtagtgatgttacgtgctgtgatgaggcttcggagcgtgtgtcgagtaatccaggaagttttccgtgacgcgcgtatcgaggcttgtatcattttagaccaatgacgtcattgatgacgtccgaagcctcgctgcccggACATACTGCGTGactggttcaggaagtggttcagatcttcaccGATCTTCACTGGTTAAATATTTCAGTCTACAGCTACAGGCAGAACAATTTAGACAATAGGAGATTTTTTTTGTAGACCGTGGGAAAGATGATTGTTGTTTCTTTCTTGTGTTTTCTATCCATTTGTTCATCTAAATGCTTCTTTCTGATTTTCAACATTTCTCATTGGCAGTTGCCCCTCAAGATAACGGTCCACAGCGTCCCCTGGATGGTCTCCATCTTCAGAACACGTTGGCCTTGCAACGAACAGGTGTGTACACTGAACATCTTCCTTCCAATATAAATaatctgttttttattgatgtgaTGTAACTAATTCACTGATTCCTTCActcattttattcattcattcattcattgaatCATTTTAGCCCTCTAGTGGCTGTTTGGAGGTATGGCAACATCCTCTGCACACACTTGCCCGTATGTTCACCTGTGTGGGCTTGTCTGTGTTTCCTTGTGCATgtacgtacgtgtgtgtgtgtccatctgtAGAGGAAACCTGCATAGAGCTGACCCGAGCCATAGAAGCAGGTGACATGAAGTCTGCTTCGGACTTTGCCGCCACGCTCGCCCGACAACACGCCACACTCAAGATTCAGCCCTCTGCCGGAGACGATGAAAACACTGAAATCAAGTAggagcatcatcatcattaattcTATTTTCAAAAACATGACTGATGGTcaataattgttacattttatattttaaaatgtcatataaAGCAGATTATGACACAGTTTATACAAACAATGTGGCCAATGGCTCGTATTTCATTTTATCTTAACAGCTTGGTTGTTGCAGTTGAGGATTCTTCCTCGTCCTGTTGTGTCACTGTGAAAGTTTTCCCACATATGACTACCGCCGCACTGAAACAGCAGGTTAGTCTGAAGAATGCTTCTCCTCTTCATTGAGAATCATGTCCAGTAAATTGTAGTTGTATAGCCCAAAACCACAAAGAAATAGTCTGTCTAAAAGGTTTCAATTTCTATCTCACTTTCTTTCTTCTACCACCTCAGATGTTTCTGGAGTACGGCTTTCACCCGCGGGTGCAGCGCTGGGTGATTGGCCAGTGTCTGTGCACCGACCAGCGCTCTCTGGCCTCGTATGGGGTTCGTCAGCACGGTGACACGTCCTTCTTGTACCTCCTGTCGGCCCGTCACGCTCGCTTGACCCTCCAAGTCCTCCAGCAGGACCAGGAGAGCGCCCTCCTCCGCAGTCCTCCATCTCTATCTCTCCCCGCTCCTCCCACCCTCCCTGCTACCTCTGCAAACGGCCCCTCGTCTCTGGACCGGAGGCCTTACACCACCCTGCCTCCTAGACTCCATGCCAGCAGCAACACTGGTGAGTGAGGGCATTAGCATGTGGGTTTGTGACAGGTGTCAGATCAGATTTGCTTTAACTTTTCAATTTCATTGAGCTCAAATGAG
Coding sequences:
- the shrprbck1r gene encoding ranBP-type and C3HC4-type zinc finger-containing protein 1, with the protein product MSLSSGGWTHTSPGYTPDQSAAAAAAAALLPASHYGASQAAQLGCQTVLMSVRVSVCHSGIRPLCLPGAGDESLRLQLGMDPGKSGEFRLSLQDSSGTGRSVTIAEFDLRTVNYEVKSPKCHELSLAAPPHDRISFNFRCEQEAQEWATVVMSSLREAHRVAPQDNGPQRPLDGLHLQNTLALQRTEETCIELTRAIEAGDMKSASDFAATLARQHATLKIQPSAGDDENTEINLVVAVEDSSSSCCVTVKVFPHMTTAALKQQMFLEYGFHPRVQRWVIGQCLCTDQRSLASYGVRQHGDTSFLYLLSARHARLTLQVLQQDQESALLRSPPSLSLPAPPTLPATSANGPSSLDRRPYTTLPPRLHASSNTGGSERGNVSEIRDLINLEMPQLNEAMSPNTASSQGWSCPSCTYINKPTRPGCEICSTNRPESYVVPGGYRPDALELRRIQQEKEAIRQYQQAREEERRENFARLVMMDGQDLLPNPEPVDCRICYVDLRPGEGVLLRECLHCFCRECLGSVIMLSEEPEVACPYRDDTYSCACSLQEREIRALVPPEEYERWLQRGLSVAESRCEGSYHCATPDCPGWCVYEDTVNVFHCPVCRKHNCLICKSIHEGMNCKQYQDDLAARAINDSAARRTTHLLKTLVQSGEAMHCPQCGIIVQKRDGCDWLRCTVCHTEICWVTRGPRWGPRGPGDTSGGCRCNVNNQKCHPKCQNCH